The nucleotide window AATCGAGACCGTCACCGTTAGTTTCTGGTTGTCTAGGTGAACGGGGTGCTGTTTCAGTGTTTCACGGATGGCCGTAACGGCAGATTGTGCATCCGTTGGTGAGGTGTCTTCGAAGATGATAACAAATTCTTCGCCACCATAGCGGAATAGTTCGCCGCGGCTCGTTTGATGAGCTAGTTCTTGATTGAAGTGTTGGGCAACGTGTTTGAGGACAGTGTCACCAGCTAAATGGCCGTATTGATCGTTGAAGTATTTGAAATGGTCAATGTCAAACATGGCCATGGTAATGGGTTTGGCGGGATGCCGGCGGTAAACGCCAAAGACGCCAACGGTCGTGGTGTCAAAGTTGGCTCGATTACGAACGCCAGTCAGCTCGTCGTAGTTGGCTGCCTGGCTTAACCGGGCAAAGTGGGTGATGACCTGGTTGATCCGTGTCACGAAGAACCGAATGAGCCACATGTAAAGGATGAAGATAACCAGTACATTGACCATGTAGAATAGGTGATAGGGCCGTACCGACCAGATGATCAAGCACCAGGCCAGACCATATAATAGTTGAAGGAGTAAAAAATGCCTTTCTGAATTTAAAGCGAGGGCTTGATGCCGGCTAATGTAGATGATTACACCGTATAGGATTAGTAGCATGGTGGCAAATAACCACCAACGCTGTGGACTGGCACCTAAGCGTAGGGATGCTCCGTAGAAGACCAGCGGCATAACTAGGTTAACCAGAGTAACAGCCAGGGTCTGCATGGCGTATAAGCTAAATAGCAATACCATTAACTGAGCAATCGCATAGCCCCAGCTGAGGACACTCCCACCGTTTAGCACGAGGAAGGTTTGTCTCAAAATCACGACGCCACCGACCACCACGCCGGCTTCCAGTAAATCGACGATGATGGTGTAGGGCCGGGAAAGTCTAACGGTGCGTTGTGCCAAAATATAGGTCATAATCATCATAAGGGTGATGAGACCAACGGTAATTAAGGCCATGATTACCGATTTAATGTTAAATATATCCTGGAAAAAGTTCTCAAGTAGGTCCATAGAATCACCCAATCGTTATGATGTTCTAGATTCAGTTTAAGCATACCATAAATGGGGGTGACGGTTTTATTGATTAATAAATAAATTGTTAAAATGATGGTGATTGGGGCTATTTTGATTTTTGGTTTTATGGTGAATGCCGGAAACCAGGGCTTTTCGTGAGTAGTAGCCTTCCGCAAGAAATGCTAACCAGAGATTACTAACGGCGCTGGGGCTCTTCACGATTTGATGTGAGTGTGATTGAACACTGTGTTGCGCTTCCAAGGCATTGCCCCAATCGAAGAGCTCGCCCATGGTAAGGACTGGGGCTTTTACCCAAATCGGTGAGGTGATAGGTCACGGCGAGCAGCACGGTCTCATAACTGTGGCGCCGGACTAAGCCGTCGTATTCTAACTCACGGAGGCTCTCAGTTAACATGGTGTTGGTGATATGTTACCAATGGTCCGTTTAAGCTGATTGTCGTGTTGGTCGTCTTCCAGCGTCAGGTGCCAGAGGATGGGAATCTTCCATTTCGACCCGATGATTTTTAAGGCGTATGGAATCGGGCATTGTGGTGGTATATTCTGTTTGAAGTGAGCAATTTCTTGATCAAAAATGGTTGAATCCATATTGATACTTCCAGAGATGGTGGAAAGAAAAGTAGGCGTACATGATTATAAGTTGCTATTACAGCACGCTGCTAGGTGATCTCAGTCAAGCCAGTAGGATTAGGGGACAATTTAACTATTATCAAAACAGGCCACCGATTTAGGATCGGTGGCCTGTTCACTTCAGTTAGAATTATGTAGTTTTAAAAAGTTAGAAAGGTGTGGAATTGCTGACCTTAGTAATTACATGTTTATAAGGTGCATAGACGTAAGCTTTCTTTTTAGTCTTTACTTTGAATTTAGTGATTGTCGTGCCGCCTTCAACCCAGTACTGTTTTAACTGATAAACATGATGGTGTAAGGATCTGTAAGTTGTTTTTTTAGTACTTCCGGCAGAATTTCCACCATCTTTTAGGACGTCGAGCCAAGTATTGGAGATATAAAAACGGATTCGATAATGGTGTGGATTACCTTTCTTGAATGGAATTCGACTTTTACTATAG belongs to Levilactobacillus yonginensis and includes:
- a CDS encoding GGDEF domain-containing protein; translated protein: MALITVGLITLMMIMTYILAQRTVRLSRPYTIIVDLLEAGVVVGGVVILRQTFLVLNGGSVLSWGYAIAQLMVLLFSLYAMQTLAVTLVNLVMPLVFYGASLRLGASPQRWWLFATMLLILYGVIIYISRHQALALNSERHFLLLQLLYGLAWCLIIWSVRPYHLFYMVNVLVIFILYMWLIRFFVTRINQVITHFARLSQAANYDELTGVRNRANFDTTTVGVFGVYRRHPAKPITMAMFDIDHFKYFNDQYGHLAGDTVLKHVAQHFNQELAHQTSRGELFRYGGEEFVIIFEDTSPTDAQSAVTAIRETLKQHPVHLDNQKLTVTVSIGISALQPTDTNFDSWFKRVDHYLYLSKQGGRNRMTIEGQTHQL
- a CDS encoding winged helix-turn-helix transcriptional regulator, producing MLTESLRELEYDGLVRRHSYETVLLAVTYHLTDLGKSPSPYHGRALRLGQCLGSATQCSITLTSNREEPQRR
- a CDS encoding winged helix-turn-helix transcriptional regulator yields the protein MDSTIFDQEIAHFKQNIPPQCPIPYALKIIGSKWKIPILWHLTLEDDQHDNQLKRTIGNISPTPC